One window from the genome of Solea solea chromosome 2, fSolSol10.1, whole genome shotgun sequence encodes:
- the insig2 gene encoding insulin-induced gene 2 protein isoform X2, with protein MSLTLPAMSDSRVASKGPYISVITNRTTNVVIRGAMLFAVGVFLALVLNLLQVQRNVTLFPPDVISSIFSSAWWVPPCCGTASAMIGLLYPCIDRQLGEPHNFKREWSSVMRCVAVFVGINHASAKVDFANNIQLSLTLAALSIGLWWTFDRSRSGFGLGVAIALLATMTTQLLVYNGLFQYTSPDFLYIRSWLPCIFFAGVITMGNIGRQLALYEYKLIQEKTHQD; from the exons ATGTCCTTGACATTGCCAGCTATGAGTGACAGCAGAGTGGCCTCCAAAGGCCCCTATATTTCAGTCATCACCAACAG AACCACGAACGTGGTAATACGTGGGGCTATGCTGTTCGCTGTGGGTGTCTTCCTGGCACTGGTGCTGAACTTACTTCAAGTGCAGAGGAATGTCACCCTCTTTCCCCCTGATGTCATCAGCAGTATCTTCTCCTCAGCCTGGTGGGTGCCCCCCTGCTGTGGCACAGCCTCAG CAATGATCGGGCTATTGTACCCCTGCATTGACAGACAACTGGGTGAGCCACACAACTTCAAGCGGGAATGGTCCAGTGTGATGCGttgtgtggctgtgtttgtgGGCATCAACCATGCAAGTGCT AAAGTGGATTTTGCCAACAATATTCAGCTGTCTCTGACTTTGGCAGCGCTCTCCATTGGACTCTGGTGGACATTCGACCGCTCACGTAGTGGCTTTGGCCTGGGAGTTGCCATTGCTCTGCTGGCAACAATGACCACTCAACTCCTAGTTTACAATGGATTGTTTCA GTATACTTCCCCAGATTTCCTGTACATTCGCTCCTGGTTACCTTGTATCTTCTTCGCAGGGGTGATAACTATGGGAAACATAGGACGGCAGCTAGCCTTG tATGAATATAAATTAATTCAAGAAAAGACCCATCAGGACTGA
- the insig2 gene encoding insulin-induced gene 2 protein isoform X1: MSLTLPAMSDSRVASKGPYISVITNRTTNVVIRGAMLFAVGVFLALVLNLLQVQRNVTLFPPDVISSIFSSAWWVPPCCGTASAMIGLLYPCIDRQLGEPHNFKREWSSVMRCVAVFVGINHASAKVDFANNIQLSLTLAALSIGLWWTFDRSRSGFGLGVAIALLATMTTQLLVYNGLFQYTSPDFLYIRSWLPCIFFAGVITMGNIGRQLALRSENICMQHNVDQTRLS, translated from the exons ATGTCCTTGACATTGCCAGCTATGAGTGACAGCAGAGTGGCCTCCAAAGGCCCCTATATTTCAGTCATCACCAACAG AACCACGAACGTGGTAATACGTGGGGCTATGCTGTTCGCTGTGGGTGTCTTCCTGGCACTGGTGCTGAACTTACTTCAAGTGCAGAGGAATGTCACCCTCTTTCCCCCTGATGTCATCAGCAGTATCTTCTCCTCAGCCTGGTGGGTGCCCCCCTGCTGTGGCACAGCCTCAG CAATGATCGGGCTATTGTACCCCTGCATTGACAGACAACTGGGTGAGCCACACAACTTCAAGCGGGAATGGTCCAGTGTGATGCGttgtgtggctgtgtttgtgGGCATCAACCATGCAAGTGCT AAAGTGGATTTTGCCAACAATATTCAGCTGTCTCTGACTTTGGCAGCGCTCTCCATTGGACTCTGGTGGACATTCGACCGCTCACGTAGTGGCTTTGGCCTGGGAGTTGCCATTGCTCTGCTGGCAACAATGACCACTCAACTCCTAGTTTACAATGGATTGTTTCA GTATACTTCCCCAGATTTCCTGTACATTCGCTCCTGGTTACCTTGTATCTTCTTCGCAGGGGTGATAACTATGGGAAACATAGGACGGCAGCTAGCCTTG AGATCGGAGAATATCTGCATGCAGCACAACGTAGACCAGACCAGGCTAAGCTAA